The Elaeis guineensis isolate ETL-2024a chromosome 11, EG11, whole genome shotgun sequence genomic interval TGGTCCTTGGTTTTGAAAAATATCCGAGGGTCATTGAAGACCAACATCTCGGTAGATTTGGCAGGTGGCTCTTTTTGAGATGGGCTATGATTTTGGTTCATCTCAGCCCATGTGAAAAATTGTTAATTTAAAGAAAGTCTCAATATCTTGATCAATATTTTAAGATCGAGTTGTTGGAATCTCAGCCAATATGATAAAATTCAAAGCCACTCTTATATTgacatataaattttaaaatttattctttaaaaaCCTATTTCAAAAGATAAAAAGATAACATAAAATTTGGCTAACATGATCGCATCATATTGGCCatagattgctatttatgaaccGAGTTGTCAACTCGACCTGTCatcaatctaatttaatcaagttCAGACTTGAAAATTATGTTTAGAATGTTGAATCATTTAAACTATTTTGACCAATTTCATAGTTGGGTTGTGTCGTGACTTGACTTGTTTAAGGTTCATTTAATCTTTCTGAAGTCCATTTGACTCTTTTAACCAAATCCaacctattttattaaatagacTATGCAAAGCAGTTTGATTGCCATCCCTATTAGATGATATATTGAGATTTCTTAGTTTACAAATCTGGATATTTAAGCCCAAGATTTGTTACACATCATATTAGGGTTACCTAATACTAATATAAATCAAGATCTCGACCAATGTCTTGATCACCTTGAAGTATccttataattagattaaaaaagctTGAGGATGCTTGTTaaaaggtttctctctccacccTAAAATAAGTTTGGTAACTTTTTTGGTCAATTTGATGTATCATGTCAGTTCGCTTAAATTATACTAATTCTCTCAAGCCATATTAGAGATCGTTCATTTGAATGAACTGCACAACCAATCCAAACCAAGCCTAACCTAATGTATAAATAATTGATACTGATTGtactataaaaattatgattgaaaacTTATTAGAGTAGAACTTGAATTAAATCGACTTGATCTAGCCTGATATAGTTAAACTCAAATTGTATCATGGTTAACAATTTGGGGTTTTGGCCTTAACTAGCTAGAGAGCCAGCAAAGAAAGACCTCGTTCTATTAATAAATTAGACATCATAAATTGGCATAACAAATTACTtggtttctcaaattaaaaactaGCCCAACACTGGCAATGATATAGCATGGGTTTAATTATAGCATTTGGATAGGAAATTAAATGCAATCAATTAATTAGCTGGATTTGGATTCCAAATTTAGGCACAAAGTCTTATCGGATTAGCATTTGGATTTAGGTAGATCTACACATGAAAATCCAAAATCTGATCCATATAGAAACttacacatacacacacagacAGATATATACTCACAAATACAAGTATATAAAAATACACGCATGTATCTATCAGTTCTTTTTAATCATAAAAGAAAAAAGTTAGGTATAGAGAGGTAAAATCACAACATCTTATTCGGCTAAATTCCTATCTATGTCACTTGTTCTAGTTCTTGTATAATGTGTGTTTTATGTATATTCATCTTGATTATGGCTGATATATTTCGTTCTTAATATTTTTTGACTAATTGCATGAAGTCTTAAGTAACAAAAATAGTAGCTGTATAGATGCCCTTTTTaagctataatttttatatttttatatatttttatttaattgttCATAGGGTAGCATGTTGGatgtattaaataatttaaaaaaaatatagttaaaatataatataataacttGTTAAACACCCAATTTCTATCAAAAACTTGTCAtgatgttcaatctttattgggCTCAACACAGAGTATTGGTATGGAGTTTAAATCGAGTTTGgatctaataaatatattttggaTTTGGTATGAATATGATTAAACCAGATCTAACCCCTATGCATTAGCATAGTATCTTGACCCAAAATCTGCCTAAGATGCTTATCTAGTGGTGAATTAAAAATGGTAAATTCGTAGTGCATGTCTATCATGACCTTctcttttatctttcttttacACTCATTCCCTTCTGATTGGTGTTGTTGTTGACTAACTTTAGAAAGAATGATAATTGCTAGCAGCATAACCTAAAATTTTGGAATATATGGAATGTTAGAATGATCTTTATTTGGATGCAGGGTAGGGGATATCATTGAGGCTAAGGTTTGGTTCGCACAAAATGCATTCAGAATCTGGATATTTCTTATAATTCTTATTGGATATTTCTATCTCTCCATGGCTTTGGATATAAAGTTATATAGAAAACAATTTTTTCAATGAGTCTGTTGGTACCAGATTCCTTTGGTAGTTTTTCTCCCTCAAATagaatttatcaaaatttattatttaatatttaatataattattgcaTTCATGCTTTCATCAAAGTTTAATGGCCTTATAGTGCTCGaacttataaatttattaattattgaatcatttattgcaagaatttgtattttttagtattattatttttggaatctaaatgtatatatttttcttttatacatTTATCACACTTTGTTTTAGTTGAATTTAGTGACAATTTTCCAAGGTTAATTGTTATCAAGTGACAAAACTTCTAATATGTTGGATTATAAACCTTACATATAGCTAGTGTCCTAACTTGTGTTATATATGCCACCATAACTTTATTTGCCAGTCTCTGCGTGAAACATATATCTACTAATTAGGTGCATGAATAGTGCAATAAATCTCTATCTGCCCCTACTGTTTTGTAGCTTGTTCCATAGAAGATGACATTTCCAGAAATTCCTCTCAAGCAAGAGCATTTTGGATAATTGAAAATCACAAGCATGTTATTCATGAAATTTCTGCATAAAATAACTAGCTCTGGCACATTCAATGCAGCTGATCAAGATTCACAACCTATGAAATGTCCAGTATAAAATACTtaattggtttaaaattttaattcttgAAGATAAGTAGCTAAGCTCCCACTTTTTGGATGATGATGATGTGCTCATCTTGTTCCTTTCTTTATGCAAAACAAAGAAGATGAAGATGAACCCATTAAATAAAAGATGAGGTGCGCATTAAAAGGTGAGAATCTTGTCCCGTACATGCAAATCTCCAATGCCAAACCATGCCGGACGTTAGTGCTATATATAACAGTGATGTGTATATTAACTGTAATTAATTCAATTAGCTTTTATCCAATAGGAAAACCAGTTGATGCATTTAAGATCCAATCTTGACTCTAAACTTGCGGTAGTCTGTGTGGCAGCATTTATACCAAACAATGCTACCAAATTAGATGCATGTATACATCTCAAGCATTTGATGTAGAAAGGTTATATTTTACGCAGCTTTCATATCATTCCTTTTCAACTGGCATAATGAAGCAAGGGAAAAGCTGAACACCAGCTGAATGACTTTTTGAGTAAAATCTCTCAATTATTGCAACATCTAAACAGTGTGCGATACCTGGACAAAACGAGATGTATTTTAAAAGGACTCACCTGATAGGCAAGTAGCTCCCACAGAAGCTCGGATGGTCATTACTGCTGGAAGATAAAATCCTCCCATTTTAAAATCAAAACAGGAATCTCCAATTGGGCATGTGGACATCCAGAGTCCAGACGCCAGACCTTTCAATAGAACCAAACCAATGCCCGCAGTCCACGCAATAATTATTGTATACATTATTTGattctattttaataaaaatccAGTAATGAATCCATAAGTCATAAAGCAaaggcatgaaaaaaaaaaaagtcaccaAGTGGCCCCAACCCCAAGGCTGTGGTTAGCAATAATACAAGCATACAACGAACCCATATTAATTAAGGCCATGGAGGATTATCACTGAACTAATAAATTAAAAGCGGAGGGAGAGGAATAGAGGAGCAGGGTGCAGGTGTCCATGGCGCAGGGTAAGGTGCAGGTGTTCCCGGCCAACCTCTTCTCTTTCCTTCGACCAGAAAAAAGAGAATAGGAAAAAGAAAACTCGAAATTCAAATATAATGATTCGGTAGCTTCCTTTCCTAAAACATAATTGGGTTCCTTCCCCCaccttccttctttcttttacAGAATCCCTCTTTTCCACTCACTCCTCATAGCAAACCTGGTCCTCCTTATCCCCTTTGTCCAACCCCCCTTGCTCTCCCGTATCCCACTAAAAGGTCCCTCCACTCTCTCTCTTTTATAAAGTCCATTCTTTTGGTGCACATAGAAGGGAGAGTGAAGGAGAGAGAAGGATGATGCAAGGTGATCAAGGGGAGCTGGGGATGGAGATGGgaatcggaggaggaggaggtgggggGGAGTGTTCGTCGTCGtctgcggcggcggcggcggcgatggCGGTGGAGGAGGAGCAGCGGCAGCTGCTGAAGGCGGAGATAGCGGTGCACCCGCTGTGGGAGCAGGTGGTGAGCGCCCACGTGGGGTGCCTCCGGGTGGCCACACCCATCGACCACCTCCCCCTCATCGACGCCCAGCTCGCCAATTCCCACCACCTCCTCCGCTCCTACGCCGCCCGCCACCGCCCCTTCCTCTCCCCCCAGGACAAGCACGACCTCGACGCCTTCCTCGTAAGTGCAAATAAATTCGTATCATAGTTCtactctctccttcttcttctgctGCTGCTTCGATTCTCTTAGCTTTCTGTTGTCATGGACTCGAGCAGGCGCAGTATCTATTGGTGCTGTGCTCCTTTAGGGAGCAGCTCCAGCAGCACGTCCGAGTCCACGCCGTGGAGGCCGTAATGGCCTGCCGCGAGATCGAGCAGTCGTTACAAGATCTCACCGGTTCgacaaaatctctctctctctctttctctgttcATTTGTTCTCTTCTTTTACCTGCAAAGCCTTTAATTCTCATACCAAACTTTTTTTTAatgtgtaattttttttttttacttctttggTTTTGATGATTTCTTAGGTTGGGAATTATGATATTGGGCAATATAATTTATCAACTGGGAGATTTCTTTAATGTAACTTCTTCTATGGTTACTTACGGGGGGCATTAAGATGGACACAGCTAGGAGTGACGTCTTGTTATAGTCTTTGCTTGCTTCTTTTGTTGGTGTCCccttgtgttttttttttcttcaaggaGTATCGCTCTATTGGTAGTCTTTAAAGGCACTATTGATGGGAGTCGGGCCCAGGGGGAGGTGTTGGTGAAGTTGGGTGGGCAAATGACGACAAAAGAGGCTTCGTCATGCTTCGTGCCCACATGCATGGTAGAGATCCCTCCCCATTTCTGGGTTTAATCCTTCCGTTGGGTAAACTTCTCATGTTTCTgttatgaaggatagttttatcCTCTATAAACTAAGAAGTATGCAGTCCTGAGAGGGAGCGCGTCCCTACGGTTTTTAATTTTTAAGCAGTTtaaccatttttttttctttttaacagCTCTGAAAGTAAGGAAGACCTTAATCCGATTGTTTAGACTGGGCCTCACATGATGGAAGAAATCTCATGTGGGACATATAATATTGTGGCAAAGTTGAAAAAAGTGAGGATATACTTTTGATGCAGAGATCCGGATGCTTGTGGCCTAAAAAATATGCATAAAACATGATGTTCTTCTCTTAGCTTTAATCTAAAAGGGATGtaaatttgatctttgatttaGTCGATGAAGGAAAAGATGTTTAGGTCACCAAAATTACATCGAAATCATTACTAAGTATACTGGCATGGAAAACTTCTGAAATGCCTCTATATGAAGGGGAAACTTCGTTGTTTCTTTTAATGTTTTTTGAAGTCTCCATTACCTAGAAATTCTTGTATTATAGGGATACTAATGACGTGCTTATCAGCGAATTTTATCTGGCCAGAAAACATCAGAACCATATTCATGAAAATACTAACATGATAAAGAATACAAATCAAAGCCATAATTCTAGCATTCGGATAATTGTATCATCCCTTTTGTTATTTTTGTCCATTTTATTGACAATTCTCAATAGTTTCTCTctcagagagaggagaagagttaTCCAATTAGCTGACAATATTGATCTAATTGGTAGGTTTGGCCTTTGCAGactttaaaaaatcatataatttgcaGGTGAACAATAATGTTTCGCCTCAAAACAAGTAAAAATAGCACACGTTGTTGAAGTTTTTGACTGCATGTTAGATTCTATTTTCTCAGGCTTTCCTTCAAATTTGCAGCCCTAGAGTGAAAATGGCTTATGGAAACGAGATTTAATTAATAGGCGGCAAAGTAGTTGAACATCTATCAGAATACTACTTTGTGAAGCTCATGTGAACCAACACAACAACTATACCAGATATTATTTAGCAGAAAGTGGAAATGCAAACAattcaagaagaaagaatatcAGCTAAATTCTGTAAGAATCTTATATCTAACAAACTAATTTATATCTGATTAATATTATCTATCAGAATTTTTTAAAGTAAAGATAGGACTACCCTCAGTGTTTGAAATTTCTAATTGTCATAATAAAAATGTAAATACACCAAATTGATCTTCAGTTTCTAGGTTGAACTTTAAGAAATTATTTAAGAGTTAAACTGATTATTCAACATTGTAACTCCTTAATTGTATTCTTCCATCTTAAACCTTTcttcatccttcttgttcttttacATTTTCTGAGaagaatttttatattttacatattGTTAGTCAATTGTCTCCCTCTTTCACTAGTGCGAACGTGTGATGAAGCACAGTTTGAATTGCTTCGCATCAAATTGATAGAACTGTTCTCCTACTTCATTTTCTTGAGCATAAGAAACATTTACATCATTTACTGATCCATGAAATGGCAAACTCTTTTAGGAGTGACTCTTGAAGAAGGAACAGGAGCAACAAtgtctgatgatgatgatgagctTCAGTTGGAGTGCCCTTTAGATATGAGTGTTGATGGCCATGATATGATGGGATTTGGTCCACTTCTTCCTACTGAATCAGAGCGATCCCTAATGGAGAGAGTGAGACAAGAATTGAAGATTGAACTAAAACAGGTTTTCTCCTTTTCGATTGCACTTGAAACTCCACAAATAATGTAGTTTGACCCTTCAAGTAAGCTTTCCTCGCATCTGCTTTATGTGGTAATGTAGGGTTTTAGATCGAGAATTGAAGATGTAAGAGAGGAGATACTAAGAAAAAGAAGGGCAGGGAAGTTGCCTGGTGACACGACTTCAGTATTGAAGCAATGGTGGCAGCAACATTCTAAATGGCCATATCCAACAGTAAGTAATTGCCCATTTGAGTTATCTTCTTACACTAATTACTCTGgatataatattttttaggaCAACAAAACTGCAGGCCGTCACGCAATGTGATGAGTTTAATATTAGCACTACGTTCAGATACAGAAGCACGCAAATTCATCAATCAGAAAAGATATATATAGAAGCACACAAAATGACCAAAGAGTCATATATGGAGACCTTCATATCGAAGTCATAacatcctctaggagagaaattTAAACTTCCTCTATAATATAACatataatgtatgtgaccccgaaAATAAGGCAGTTCATATGATTGATTACTTAGATGCCCATCTAGAATGCTTTACTTATCATCCCAATGTCTCATGGCTTTTTA includes:
- the LOC105054225 gene encoding homeobox protein knotted-1-like 3, whose amino-acid sequence is MMQGDQGELGMEMGIGGGGGGGECSSSSAAAAAAMAVEEEQRQLLKAEIAVHPLWEQVVSAHVGCLRVATPIDHLPLIDAQLANSHHLLRSYAARHRPFLSPQDKHDLDAFLAQYLLVLCSFREQLQQHVRVHAVEAVMACREIEQSLQDLTGVTLEEGTGATMSDDDDELQLECPLDMSVDGHDMMGFGPLLPTESERSLMERVRQELKIELKQGFRSRIEDVREEILRKRRAGKLPGDTTSVLKQWWQQHSKWPYPTEDDKAKLVEETGLQLKQINNWFINQRKRNWHNNSQSATTLKSKRKR